Proteins encoded together in one Apus apus isolate bApuApu2 chromosome Z, bApuApu2.pri.cur, whole genome shotgun sequence window:
- the CORO2A gene encoding coronin-2A, with translation MSWHPQYRSSKFRHVYGKAASKEKCYDCVPITRNVHDNHFCAVNPHFIAVVTECAGGGAFLVIPIHQTGKLDPHYPKICGHKGNVLDIKWNPFNDFVIASCSEDATVKIWDIPKHLLTRNITSPKKELLGHVRRVGLIEWHPTANNILFSSGYDYKIMIWNLDTRETVISNPVKILDVHKDVVLSMSFNTDGSLLATACRDRKIRLIDPRAGTVLQEASYKSHRVNKVLFLGNMKKLFSTGTSRWNNRQIALWDQNDLSVPLLEEDLDGSSGLLFPFYDSDTHMLYVVGKGDGNIRYYEISPEKPYLNYLMEYRSPLPQKGIGMMPKRGLEVSACEIFRFYKLIPTKSLIEPVSMIVPRRSESYQEDIYPLTTGAQPAMTAVEWLKGVNKGPVLVSLRPGSGAVNSLPQFLEQESLMKATDQRQHQGCGGRMPPEGTQKPSEIKDSRKQWKVEEELPKNEQMCLSNGFDIFECPPPKTENELLQMFYRQQDEIRRLRELVNQRDVQIKQLELELRNLCTDPGRY, from the exons ATGTCGTGGCACCCACAGTACCGCAGCTCCAAGTTCCGCCATGTGTACGGCAAAGCTGCCAGCAAGGAGAAGTGCTACGACTGTGTGCCCATCACCCGCAACGTCCATGACAACCACTTCTGTGCTGTGAACCCGCACTTCATCGCAGTGGTGACCGAGTGTGCAGGTGGGGGGGCCTTCCTGGTCATTCCAATCCACCAG acaggCAAGCTTGACCCACATTATCCCAAAATATGTGGTCACAAAGGGAATGTTCTGGACATCAAGTGGAACCCGTTCAATGATTTTGTAATAGCTTCATGTTCAGAAGATGCCACA GTTAAAATCTGGGACATCCCCAAGCACTTGCTTACAAGAAACATTACCAGTCCGAAGAAGGAACTTCTTGGGCATGTTCGAAGAGTGGGTCTTATTGAATGGCATCCCACTGCTAACAACATCCTCTTCAGCTCCGGCTATGACTACAAG ATAATGATCTGGAACCTTGACACCAGGGAGACTGTCATCTCAAACCCAGTGAAGATCCTTGACGTTCACAAAGATGTGGTCCTTTCCATGTCATTCAACACTGATGGTAGCCTCCTAGCCACAGcctgcagagacagaaagatACGTCTGATAGACCCTCGTGCAGGAACAGTCCTACAG GAGGCCAGCTACAAGTCTCACAGAGTCAATAAAGTCTTGTTCCTTGGAAACATGAAAAAGCTGTTCTCTACTGGAACATCTCGGTGGAATAATAGGCAAATTGCGTTATGGGATCAA AATGACCTTTCTGTGCCTTTACTGGAGGAGGATCTGGATGGCTCCTCAGGACTCCTGTTCCCCTTCTATGACTCAGACACGCATATGCTTTACGTAGTGGGAAAG GGTGATGGAAATATACGGTACTACGAGATAAGCCCTGAGAAACCATACCTGAACTACCTGATGGAGTATCGTTCTCCTTTACCACAGAAGGGAATTG GAATGATGCCAAAGAGAGGCCTTGAAGTGTCAGCTTGTGAGATTTTCCGTTTTTACAAACTGATCCCAACTAAAAGCCTGATTGAGCCCGTCTCCATGATTGTTCCCCGACGG TCGGAGTCATACCAGGAAGACATCTACCCCTTGACCACTGGAGCCCAGCCAGCGATGACAGCAGTAGAGTGGCTGAAAGGAGTTAACAAAG GACCTGTTTTGGTATCTTTAAGACCAGGGTCTGGAGCTGTGAATTCATTACCACAGTTTCTTGAGCAAGAGTCACTCATGAAAGCTACTGACCAGAGACAGCACCAGGGTTGTGGAGGAAGGATGCCACCAGAGGGCACACAGAAGCCAAGTGAGATcaaagacagcagaaaacagtGGAAAGTGGAGGAGGAATTGCCAAAAAATGAGCAAATGTGCCTCTCCAATGGCTTTGACATATTTGAGTGTCCACCAccaaaaactgaaaatgag CTTTTGCAGATGTTTTACCGGCAACAGGATGAAATCCGTAGACTACGTGAGCTGGTAAACCAGAGAGATGTCCAAATTaaacagctggagctggagctcagAAACCTCTGCACGGACCCAGGCAGATACTGA